The genome window TCTCCAAACTGGAGCTGAGCCACTGCACTGGGGAGCCTTGGAACACGTGACTAAAACAGCCCCTCTGGCACAGGAAAGGTTGTGCTATCTGCAGCCTGGGAGCTTGAGAATTCCAGTGGTGTTTACTGTTATGTGGTATCTGGACTCAGTGCCTTTATTGCCCAGTTCAATAGGTACAGGGCAAAATCCCTCTCTGGATCATGAGGCTGCAGGCAGTCAACAGCCTTGCAGCGGGGAGCACTGATCAGGAACAGCCAGGCTGAGGTTGCAAGTCTTGGTTTTGGGAGTAAAGGAAACAGAGtggagcatctctccttagCACATCACCACCAGTAACCTGAGGGTGCTAGGACTCCAGCAGTGAGAGGAAATGAACTGCTGGCTTCAGAGCAGATTGTGGAGCTGAGGCCCATGGAAGTGGGAGGACTCCATGGCCCTATGACTGCAGTGGATTTCTCTGGGTTTCTTTGGGAATCAGAGATGATGTAAACCAGATTAGTGGAGGCTCTCAGTGCTTCACAAAgatcagcagcagggagaagactGTGGGCTTGATCATGGTAATTCGTAGCTTTTTATGTGTGCAGTGGttattaatttaatattaaagtGATGGACACCTTTGAATTCACGTGATTAACAAGTTCAACTCTTTAGTATTCCTTTGCTCCTGTTGGAAACACTGTGCTGGGGACAGTGGGATGCATGCCTGCAGTTTTGTCCACTGCCAAGGCTGGCCTGGCAGGGTCCTTGCATCGACTCTTATCACCGTGCCCAATGCTGGCTCCTCCATTGCACAACCTCATAGCCCAGTTCCACAAAGCCACATTAttcagctgcccagggtggtCACCATGTCCTTGCTCtcaggggcaggaggagggctgcagggaagccCCAGGATGGCTGTGCTGGCTATAGGAAGCTTTGTAACCTGAGCTTTGGTTTCTTCTGGGCTGAGAGTGAAATTTAATCTCTCCCTGTGGCATTTGGCTCTGCTATGGAAGGGGGAGGGAGTCTCTGAGCCTGTACCTGCCCAAAACAAACAGATTGGGTGATTTCTGAGCAGGCACCTGGCCTTTGTACCTCCTAACATCTCATCTTGCAGCACACAGAATCCTCACCAGCCATTGCAGGGATGAAGGTTTGAGGCTGAGTCTCCTTGGAGGTATTTCCTCCATTGCATAGgatttcagcactgctgggttTGTCTGCTAAGCcccagggaaaggaagggatgtGCTGAAgttgagcaaaaaaaaaagtattaagcCACAGACATTATTTAAGCCCCATGTCATTAGTTGTCCATCCAGGTATCAGAAGCCATGCATAGgacagctgagagctgcagaggaCAGCTGAGAGCTTAGCCCTGAGCAAGTGTATTTTGGAGTTAAATACTCCTTTCTTAGTGATGGCGATGGTATCTTCAGAATATTTCCATGGCAGGTTAATTTTTCTGGACCTAAGTATGATGAAATCACACAAGACACCTcaagcaaaacagcagaaaagatcTTTAACCATTGTTAGGAGCAATTTTTGCCAAGCATTCATTTGCATGTGCTGAGCAACCATCCTGCTGTGAGAATGCTACACTGGCCTTGATTCATTTGCCCTATATGCAATAGGTATGTTTTTTAGATTCCTGTGTGCCACTAAGGGCAGCCTGTCCAGGTAAACAGAGGTCCTCGTGCCGGACACTGATGAGATGTGCATCTCCATTGCATGCGTGCCTTGGCTGTATTGTCCCATCTGTGCCACACGTTcagctgtgggctctgctggcCAGAACTAAAGTGAGCCAAAATGAACTGAGCTGTGCCCAGTTGAGCCACATGGATCCAAAATCAACTGAACCAACACGGGCCACGCCAAACTGCGCCGAACCGAATGAAGTTGGGCCGAGGTGGCCTGAATGGAGCTGACCCGAGCCGAGGTCCGCCGAGCAGACCGACGCAAACGACCATTACCCGAAGCCCGGCCGAGCCGCGCCGACACGGGACGGACACGGACGGAGCCGGGGGGAGGGagggcggggcggagcgggacCGGGCGGCgccggggcgggcggagcggcaCGGCGGAGCGGGGCtcagcgcagcgcagcgcagcgaTGTTGCGGCTGGTGGGGTTCGCCTCCCGGCTCTGCCGCGGCCAGGCCCGGCAACTCTCGGCCGCCGCCGCTTCCCCCATCCCCGCACCCAACCCGAGCCCAGAGATCGCCTACAATAAGGTAGGGCCGGGCCGCGAGCAGCGTGCTCCCCTGGGCAGCGGCGAGCTCCGAGGCCCGGGAGCAGCGCGGGGCCGGCGCGGACAGCGCGGCTTCGGCCCGCTCGGCGGAGCGCGGCCCCGAGGCTGAACGGCCGGGACACGGGGCGGGATGGCCGAGTGCCGCGGAGAGGAGGCCCAGATCCGCGCTGCTCTGCGTGGGAAAGCGAGCCCGTGTTCGTGGGGAGGGGCTGGTGCTCGGCAGCTGCTATCGGCGCCTGCTGCGTCTGAGAACTAAGTTCTCTGCTGCGCGGGGTGCCTGGAATGGGCCGATCGGGGAGGTGCCGCGGCAGTTCTGGTGCTGCGTACAAAATCGAGTGTATGATCGGTGCCTGAAGCGCTGTCCCGCTGTCCCGGAGCTCCCCGTGTCCCCGCTCAGCTCCAGCCGGGCCGCCGGGCGCTGGAAGGacccagcagggcaggaagcGCTGCCAACCCACGTGCTGTTTGTTGGGATTCGGAATCTTTTTGCCAACTCGAGGCTGTCTTCTATTGCGCACTTCTAGGCTAACGTATCTCCTCCCTATCAGTGCCATTTTGGAGTCCTCACAAGCCACATCCCTTTAATTAAACAGCCCGTTAATATGTCATCAAACAAGTAAAGCTCATACCGATTCCTCAAGGTTTGGATCTAAAGTTTAACACCGATTTGCTCACTTCATGACAGATTTTCATAAATAACGAATGGCACGATGCAGTCAGCAAGAAAACCTTCCCTACGGTCAATCCAGCAACAGGAGAAGTTATCTGCCAGGTTGCTGAGGGCGATAAGGTAAATGCTCTCTTGGATGAGATCCGTTCAGTTGCAGTGGGACACGCTAACTGACCTCACCCTTCAGCTGTGCCACATGCCGTGTCAGTAATAAATGTTGGATCTACACAAATACTATTATCTAGTGCTGCTTGTGCCCTTCCTTGACTTACAGCTTCCATAAAGATCCTCTGGGTTTGCCTCAGTCCAGGGGCTGGGAGGTGTGGGAGCAGTTGTGGGTGGATGTTGCTATGGCAGGAATGCGATCCACTCACAGCATAGGAGACGAAAGGTTTGCATTCACCTGGACAGCTCCATTGTGCTGTATGTGTGCAGTGAGAGGCTGTCCCCAGCCCAAGGAAACTTAAGAAAGAGTGATATAACTGTTCCATAAGTTAGGTGAGCCCCTCCTAGGAGTCTGTGGCAGAGCAAAtgttctgcttcccagcagtgTGGGGCTCATCCTACAGCCTGGATGCTTGTCTGTATTCCCTAAGGGGCAGCTGAGCAAAGGAAGCCCTGCTGTTGTTTGCTTGTCTGTGGTGGAGCGGCTTGTCGTGCAGCAAGCCAGAACAGAAAACCAACTAAAAGCAAATGACAGTCCTGACAGGACAGAATGATGGATTTGAGGTATACGATCAAGGAAAAACATACTGGTGAAATCTAATCCTGAAAAAGTGTCCAAAGCAGACTTCCAGAGCTTCTTCCTTGCCCTATGCTAGGATGTAAATATCAACCTGTCAGATGACATAGTGGAAATAACTTGACAATATTTGCACTCCACGTAGCTGAAATAACAGAGAGCATAAGCACAGGTGgtggctgcacagctgctgcacccATCTGTTCAGCTCCCCCATCCCCAgggatgcaggcagcaggaaagcTGTGCACAGAGGCTACACTGCTGCATGGCACTGCCTGAGCTGATGCTCTCAGGATGAGCGGTCCAGGGGTTGCAGCCTATGAGCTCCACAGCTCCAGGACTGATGTGTGCCTTGCAACAATTCGTTCAGCTGTCGAGGCAGAAAGTCCTTGTCCCAGAAAGGCAGTCATTAGCAGCCCCGCTGGTGCCATGTTTTCTCCTGGAGTCCAGGAAAGGCTTTAGTTGTACTTTGGGAAGGAAGGTGGGAGCTGGTTACCCCTTTCTCATGCTCTTTTCTGGACTCCTCTACAGGCAGATGTGGACAAAGCTGTTAAGGCAGCCagggcagctttccagctgggCTCGCCTTGGAGGAGGATGGATGCTTCGCACCGGGGGAAGCTGCTGAATCGTCTTGCTGACCTGATTGAGAGGGACCGGGCATACCTGGCGGTGCGTACTGCAACCTGGGGGCAAAGGGAGGCACAGATGGGTGCTTTGTACCCATAAGGTGTGGTGAGGATTTTAGCCACAGTGAAAACTGAGAGAGCTACAAAGGATGGGGAGGGAAGTAGTTTGGGGAACCTCAAAGCTAAAAGGCCAACACACAGAACTGATCCAAATAGCAAATTGAGAACTAAATCTGAATCTATATGTGTGATTTTCCCCATCTCATTGTATTTGTAGGCACTTGAAACTCTGGATAATGGCAAACCTTACTCTATATCCTACTTGGTGGATCTGGACATGGTTGTCAAATGCCTCAGGTAGGTGTGGAGGCTACAATGACAGCATGGTAACTCTTCCAGCCCCCCATTCCTGCCCAGCTGGCCTGTGGTGGTTGAACCTTTGCACAGAGCAGATTTCACTGACTGAGGCACTGTGGCTGACAAGGCTGGAGCTGACCCTTCCagtctgtttctgtcttttttccttcatctttttaattccttttttttttttttttttttttttttttttgttattaagaATGAAACTGTAAATCTTGTAACTTCCCAAAAGGCTTTTGTTTTATGTATATGCAGGATTTGCATGGATAAAGGGTTCTGGAATGCAGTACACGAATGACAAAATATACACCGTGCAAATCTCTGGCAAACACACAAGAGAcaaatgtttgtatttattgTCCATTCTTATCATCACCTTCCTGGGAAACCCTTGTGTTAGCACGTGCTTTATGAAGTGACTGAAGatgggaggaaaccaaatagCTGAAGGAACATCTCTTGTCTTCTAGGGACCAGAGACTTGTTTTAAATTCACTGACCAAAACTTCATTCTTGCCAGGTACTTCGCAGGCTGGTCTGATAAATTCCATGGCAAAACCATCCCTTTAGATGGAGACTTCTTCTGTTACACCAGACATGAGCCAGTGGGAGTTTGTGGACAGATAATCCCAGTGAGTGAAATGTATCACCAGGTCCTGTGGTATTTCAGGAGTTGGTGTAATAATGAGTTGTTGTCTTAAAATGCAAGTTATTATCTGTTGTGCTAAGCTCAGCTTCCTTCAGATGGTAAAAACAAAGTTACGCTTGCACCAGCTGGGAGGGCTGTTACTTTGAAAGCACAGAACTACTTGTTGATTTCAGGGGCTATGTGTAAGATTTACTTTGtatttcctgctgctgcaaacaaaaaaagaacacaaacatCTTTGTAGGAGTTGTCCAGCTCAGAGGCACCTTTCAGACTTCTGATTCTAATGCTAGGAAGTAGTTTGCATGATGAGGAAATAGAGCTAGCATGGCGCAATTCCGTTGCATGTAACGAATCTTTTTTCTGTAACTGGTAGCAAGCACAGCAAGGTGGTTTGTCAGCAACAAGGCCAAATGGATGCCAGGTCCACAGACAGTGATATCTGCTTACAGGAGTAGCCAGCCTCATTGCTGCATGCGTTTtgtatttgcatgttttttgtatttgaaCTGTGCAAGAGCTGAACATGAATACCTCACAGGTGTGCAAGCCCGGCTCTGTCATTACAAAGGCTTTCTTTCGAAACACCtcaaaagagaaatgtaaagGCTAAACAGACCGTAAAGATTAATTACAAAAGAGATGTGGTTCTGTAGTAGCACTGAGAGGCTCCACAGTTCAGAGTACAGTTTTCCTGGacaagcagaaggcagtgcCTGAAAAGGAGCCAAACGCAGATGAGCAGCTTGGGAAGGATCGGGGAGTGCTTCCAGAGGTGCTGCACCTGCAGATCCGAATGAAGCTCACTGGTTACTTATTAACTGGCAACTTTCAAACTCAGACCAgacaatatttcttttccagtggaACTTCCCGCTGTTGATGCAAGCATGGAAACTTGGGCCTGCCCTGGCTACTGGGAACGTGGTTGTGATGAAAGTGGCGGAGCAAACCCCCCTGAGTGCTCTCTATGTAGCTAATCTGATCAAAGAggtgagagaagaggctgggtTCTGTCGGCTGACTCACTGTCACTGTTGGGGTTCAGGGTAATAAGCCCAACTGATGAGCTACAGAGAGCATGTGACAGGGACAAAGAAGCGTTGTCTGATCTGAAGGAAGACTGAATTGTCTCAGATATCCTAGCatttgctttaggaaaaaacaaataaccacTTTCGTCTCCATACACGTGTGTGCAGAGGGCATCCTTGATTTAGGGAAGGACTCTGAAGTTAAAGTAACAACTGTAGGGTGATTAGAAAGCTAAAATACATTTCCAAGCTATGTCTGAGATGCAGGGTGGGGAGAGGAATTGTCCCAGTTCTCACAAACTAAAGATTGAAACTGAAGACCTTGGAAATGAAAGTGAGGAGGAAATGCTATTCTCTGTGGGAGGCATATTGGAGCTAACAGATGAGTGTATGTGTAATCTTTGATCCTGCAGGCTGGATTCCCACCAGGCGTGGTGAACATCATCCCTGGCTATGGGcccactgcaggagctgctaTCTCTGCCCACATGGATGTAGATAAAGTGGCCTTCACTGGCTCCACAGAGGTAAAGGAAAGACAAATTTTTAAGCTCTTGGGACATAAAGAGCATTTCATTGCTGCAAAACATCTTTTGTACAAAATACTGGAGGGGCATTACCTTCTACAGCTTCCTTTGAAAAGTACAGGGTGTGACACTTCATTTTACTTTATATAAGACTCCTTTTAGGTGCTTTTAGAGCATTTAGGTGCTTCCTTTAGAATATTTACTATTGTTTTCCTTGTACTGCAGGTGAAATTCTGGGCAGACTTCAGTTGTTCCCTCAAAGCCCTAACAATGAAGGGATTACTATTAAACTGCTGATGGAAATCTAAAACCAGCTGCCCCGCCGAGTGCTACTGTATGCTGGAGCTAATCCCTAATACCTCTTCTTCTCATGATGCAGGTTGGGCACCTGATcaagaaagctgcagcagagagTAACCTAAAGAGGGTGACACTGGAGCTCGGAGGAAAGAGTCCGAATATAATCATGTCTGATGCTGACAGTAAGCACCTGCTAGCATAATACTTGATCTGCACCTTTCACATTGGCttgctgcaagcagagctggaggaaaagaaacccCTCCTATGTTGTATGATACTCCAGCTCTGACACCACCTGGCTGTGCGCAATAATTGTTCAAAAAAAGTCACTTgggttggttttatttatttatttattcctcttcTCTGCTCAATTCCAGTGGACTGGGCCGTGGATCAAGCCCATTTCGCCCTCTTCTTCAACcaagggcagtgctgctgtgcaggatcCCGAACATACGTTCAAGAAGATATATATAATGAGTTCGTGGAGAGGAGTGTTGAGAAGGCCAAGTCCAGGGTGGTTGGAAACCCATTTGACTTTAAAACTGAGCAGGGACCTCAGGTGAGAGCAGGAAATGTCTTGAGCCATTATCACATGAAATAACCCAATCTCGAGTAACTGTACATCACTAGGTTAGAGTGAAAGACATCCTCCAGTCTCCTTTGAACTGTGCCCACTACCTCCTTGTGCAGGAGAGAGAAGTTAATTAACCATTCTAATTATTCCAAACCCCCCACTTGAAAGTAGCATTTAAAAATTATCATCTCCCTTTGAAGCCAGCCTGGCAGTCTGTTGATATGAGGAActgacagagcacagctgcatgcagagcaggtTGCAGTTACATCCCTTTTTTACCCCTTACAAATACCAAACTGATCGGCCTGTCCTGACGGCTCTTAGGTGGATGAAGAGCAGTTTAAGAAGATCCTTGGTTACATCAGTACTGGGAAGCGTGAAGGAGCCAAACTGCTGTGTGGTGGCAACCCTGCTGCAGATCGTGGCTATTTCGTCCAGCCAACCGTCTTTGGCGACGTGCAGGACAACATGACCATTGCCAGAGAGGAGGtgaggcctgcagcacctgtcTGTcagtttctctctgctttgtccTTTTGCACCCTCTGATGCAAAATGATCATCTCTCTCCTGAGATCAACTTACAGACTTTTGCATATGATCTGTTTGGATTTCGTAGATATTTGGGCCTGTCATGCAGATTATGAAGTTCAAAACAATTGAGGAAATAATTGAGAGAGCAAATAACTCCAAGTATGGTCTAGCAGCAGCAGTCTTTACAAAGGATATTGACAAGGCAAACTACGTGTCTCAGGCCCTGCGAGCTGGAACAGTCTGGTAAGCCTTGTCACTTCCTTCTCCTTAAACTATTGGAAGCGTGTGCTCTCATTTCCCATCAAGCTTGCTGTCTGATAGCCTATGTCTGCTTTGGATCCACACAGAATGTAATGTCAGACCTTTAACTGCAACGTTGATTTTTGGCAAAATTTAGCTATATTAAGCTTCTGTTCTCCCACTGCAAATTAGCagatgggatggggggaaaagaagtccagtgctgcagctgacaaTGTCAGCAGCTGCTAtggggctctgctgccagcagtgatcAGACTGAGCACATCTATACAATCTGGGCTGTGCCACTGATACTGTTCTGTATTCTGAAGCCGTGCTGAAGGTTATGCCAAAGTCAGTACTTTGCCAGTTTGCTGTTTTAGCAAAAGGGATTTTGGAGACCCAGCATCTCACTATTTCACTTATTTCAGTATAGTGAGTGAACctggtatcttttttttttttttttttaaatcacacttCCTTCAGAGCTGTGGGTAGCAACCCAGACACTTGGTTATGTGATGCAAGACATGAACTAATTTCATGGTGTTCCGTTTCCTGGTCGATGAAGATAAGGTTCCAGTACTGAGTAACTGTTGACTAAGATAACTAACAAAACTAACATAACTGTGCCCAGAAATTCAGCCATCCCTCTGTTGTAGACAGACATTTGCTGTGAAAGAGCTCTTCCATTACCTTACAGGGGTAAACAAGAGGTTCTTAACTCTTGGTTTCCTTTTCAGGGTAAACTGCTATAATGTGTTTGGTGCACAAGCTCCATTTGGTGGCTACAAAGCATCTGGGAATGGGAGA of Gallus gallus isolate bGalGal1 chromosome 15, bGalGal1.mat.broiler.GRCg7b, whole genome shotgun sequence contains these proteins:
- the ALDH2 gene encoding aldehyde dehydrogenase, mitochondrial, which gives rise to MLRLVGFASRLCRGQARQLSAAAASPIPAPNPSPEIAYNKIFINNEWHDAVSKKTFPTVNPATGEVICQVAEGDKADVDKAVKAARAAFQLGSPWRRMDASHRGKLLNRLADLIERDRAYLAALETLDNGKPYSISYLVDLDMVVKCLRYFAGWSDKFHGKTIPLDGDFFCYTRHEPVGVCGQIIPWNFPLLMQAWKLGPALATGNVVVMKVAEQTPLSALYVANLIKEAGFPPGVVNIIPGYGPTAGAAISAHMDVDKVAFTGSTEVGHLIKKAAAESNLKRVTLELGGKSPNIIMSDADMDWAVDQAHFALFFNQGQCCCAGSRTYVQEDIYNEFVERSVEKAKSRVVGNPFDFKTEQGPQVDEEQFKKILGYISTGKREGAKLLCGGNPAADRGYFVQPTVFGDVQDNMTIAREEIFGPVMQIMKFKTIEEIIERANNSKYGLAAAVFTKDIDKANYVSQALRAGTVWVNCYNVFGAQAPFGGYKASGNGRELGEYGLEAYLEVKNVTIKIPQKNS